In the Takifugu flavidus isolate HTHZ2018 chromosome 11, ASM371156v2, whole genome shotgun sequence genome, one interval contains:
- the camk2g2 gene encoding calcium/calmodulin-dependent protein kinase type II subunit gamma isoform X10 produces the protein MATVATSTRFTDEYQLYEELGKGAFSVVRRCVKKATGQEYAAKIINTKKLSARDHQKLEREARICRLLKHPNIVRLHDSISEEGFHYLVFDLVTGGELFEDIVAREYYSESDASHCINQILESICHIHQHDIVHRDLKPENLLLASKMKGAAVKLADFGLAIEVQGEQQAWFGFAGTPGYLSPEVLRKDPYGRPVDIWACGVILYILLVGYPPFWDEDQHKLYQQIKAGAYDFPSPEWDTVTPEAKNLINQMLTINPAKRITADQALKHPWVCQRSTVASMMHRQETVECLRKFNARRKLKGAILTTMLVSRNFSACKSLLNKKSDGVKKRKSSSSVCLMEAQTTVVHNPADGTKGSTESCNNTEEEELKGRKARKQEIIKMTEQLIEAINNGDFDAYTRICDPGLTSFEPESLGNLVEGMDFHKFYFENLLSKNSKPVHTTILNPHVHLIGEDAACIAYIRLTQYMDAQGRPRSCQSEETRVWQRRDAKWLNVHFHCSGAPAAPLQ, from the exons ATGGCTACAGTTGCGACCTCCACCCGCTTCACAGACGAATATCAGCTGTACGAGGAACTCGGAAA GGGAGCCTTCTCGGTTGTCCGCCGATGCGTCAAGAAGGCCACCGGCCAGGAGTATGCTGCAAAAATTATTAACACCAAGAAACTCTCAGCCAGAG ATCATCAGAAACTGGAGCGAGAGGCGAGAATCTGCCGTCTCCTGAAGCATCCAAACATCG TACGACTGCACGACAGCATCTCGGAGGAGGGTTTCCACTACCTGGTCTTTGACCT CGTCACCGGAGGAGAGCTGTTTGAGGACATCGTTGCTAGAGAGTACTACAGCGAGTCAGATGCAAG CCACTGCATCAATCAGATCTTGGAGAGCATCTGTCACATCCACCAGCATGACATCGTGCACAGGGACCTGAAG CCAGAGAACCTGCTGTTGGCCAGTAAGATGAAGGGAGCAGCCGTCAAACTGGCCGATTTCGGTTTAGCCATCGAGGTGCAGGGAGAGCAACAGGCATGGTTTG GTTTTGCTGGAACTCCAGGATATCTCTCACCAGAGGTACTGAGGAAGGACCCGTATGGAAGACCAGTGGACATCTGGGCATGTG GTGTGATTCTGTACATCTTGTTGGTGGGCTACCCTCCCTTCTGGGATGAAGACCAACACAAACTTTACCAACAAATTAAAGCAGGCGCATACGAT TTTCCCTCACCAGAGTGGGACACAGTGACCCCCGAGGCCAAGAATCTGATCAATCAGATGTTAACGATCAACCCTGCCAAAAGGATCACTGCCGACCAGGCCCTCAAGCATCCTTGGGTCTGC CAACGTTCCACGGTGGCCTCCATGATGCACCGCCAAGAGACTGTGGAGTGTCTGCGCAAGTTCAACGCCAGGAGGAAACTTAAG GGTGCTATCCTCACAACAATGTTGGTGTCCAGGAACTTTTCAG cGTGTAAATCGTTACTAAACAAAAAGTCTGATGGTGTGAAG AAAAGGAAATCCAGCTCGAGTGTTTGTTTGATG GAAGCCCAGACCACTGTTGTTCACAACCCAGCTGACGGCACCAAG GGCTCCACAGAGAGCTGCAAcaacacagaagaggaggagctgaaaggTAGGAAAG CTCGTAAACAGGAGATAATAAAGATGACGGAGCAGCTGATTGAAGCCATCAACAATGGCGATTTTGATGCTTATAC gagAATCTGTGACCCGGGACTGACCTCGTTCGAGCCTGAGTCTCTGGGAAACCTGGTGGAGGGCATGGACTTTCACAAGTTCTACTTCGAGAACT TGTTGAGTAAAAACAGCAAGCCCGTGCACACCACCATCCTCAACCCTCACGTCCACCTGATCGGCGAGGACGCTGCCTGCATAGCGTACATCCGCCTGACGCAGTACATGGACGCCCAGGGCCGGCCGCGCTCCTGCCAGTCGGAGGAAACGCGTGTGTGGCAGCGTCGTGATGCCAAATGGCTCAATGTACACTTCCACTGCTCAGGAGCACCGGCCGCACCACTGCAGTGA
- the camk2g2 gene encoding calcium/calmodulin-dependent protein kinase type II subunit gamma isoform X8, producing the protein MATVATSTRFTDEYQLYEELGKGAFSVVRRCVKKATGQEYAAKIINTKKLSARDHQKLEREARICRLLKHPNIVRLHDSISEEGFHYLVFDLVTGGELFEDIVAREYYSESDASHCINQILESICHIHQHDIVHRDLKPENLLLASKMKGAAVKLADFGLAIEVQGEQQAWFGFAGTPGYLSPEVLRKDPYGRPVDIWACGVILYILLVGYPPFWDEDQHKLYQQIKAGAYDFPSPEWDTVTPEAKNLINQMLTINPAKRITADQALKHPWVCQRSTVASMMHRQETVECLRKFNARRKLKGAILTTMLVSRNFSVGRQHTSPAATTSTAAMAQEACKSLLNKKSDGVKEAQTTVVHNPADGTKGSTESCNNTEEEELKGRKARKQEIIKMTEQLIEAINNGDFDAYTRICDPGLTSFEPESLGNLVEGMDFHKFYFENLLSKNSKPVHTTILNPHVHLIGEDAACIAYIRLTQYMDAQGRPRSCQSEETRVWQRRDAKWLNVHFHCSGAPAAPLQ; encoded by the exons ATGGCTACAGTTGCGACCTCCACCCGCTTCACAGACGAATATCAGCTGTACGAGGAACTCGGAAA GGGAGCCTTCTCGGTTGTCCGCCGATGCGTCAAGAAGGCCACCGGCCAGGAGTATGCTGCAAAAATTATTAACACCAAGAAACTCTCAGCCAGAG ATCATCAGAAACTGGAGCGAGAGGCGAGAATCTGCCGTCTCCTGAAGCATCCAAACATCG TACGACTGCACGACAGCATCTCGGAGGAGGGTTTCCACTACCTGGTCTTTGACCT CGTCACCGGAGGAGAGCTGTTTGAGGACATCGTTGCTAGAGAGTACTACAGCGAGTCAGATGCAAG CCACTGCATCAATCAGATCTTGGAGAGCATCTGTCACATCCACCAGCATGACATCGTGCACAGGGACCTGAAG CCAGAGAACCTGCTGTTGGCCAGTAAGATGAAGGGAGCAGCCGTCAAACTGGCCGATTTCGGTTTAGCCATCGAGGTGCAGGGAGAGCAACAGGCATGGTTTG GTTTTGCTGGAACTCCAGGATATCTCTCACCAGAGGTACTGAGGAAGGACCCGTATGGAAGACCAGTGGACATCTGGGCATGTG GTGTGATTCTGTACATCTTGTTGGTGGGCTACCCTCCCTTCTGGGATGAAGACCAACACAAACTTTACCAACAAATTAAAGCAGGCGCATACGAT TTTCCCTCACCAGAGTGGGACACAGTGACCCCCGAGGCCAAGAATCTGATCAATCAGATGTTAACGATCAACCCTGCCAAAAGGATCACTGCCGACCAGGCCCTCAAGCATCCTTGGGTCTGC CAACGTTCCACGGTGGCCTCCATGATGCACCGCCAAGAGACTGTGGAGTGTCTGCGCAAGTTCAACGCCAGGAGGAAACTTAAG GGTGCTATCCTCACAACAATGTTGGTGTCCAGGAACTTTTCAG TGGGACGGCAGCATACCAGCCCTGCCGCCACCACCAGCACGGCCGCGATGGCACAGGAAG cGTGTAAATCGTTACTAAACAAAAAGTCTGATGGTGTGAAG GAAGCCCAGACCACTGTTGTTCACAACCCAGCTGACGGCACCAAG GGCTCCACAGAGAGCTGCAAcaacacagaagaggaggagctgaaaggTAGGAAAG CTCGTAAACAGGAGATAATAAAGATGACGGAGCAGCTGATTGAAGCCATCAACAATGGCGATTTTGATGCTTATAC gagAATCTGTGACCCGGGACTGACCTCGTTCGAGCCTGAGTCTCTGGGAAACCTGGTGGAGGGCATGGACTTTCACAAGTTCTACTTCGAGAACT TGTTGAGTAAAAACAGCAAGCCCGTGCACACCACCATCCTCAACCCTCACGTCCACCTGATCGGCGAGGACGCTGCCTGCATAGCGTACATCCGCCTGACGCAGTACATGGACGCCCAGGGCCGGCCGCGCTCCTGCCAGTCGGAGGAAACGCGTGTGTGGCAGCGTCGTGATGCCAAATGGCTCAATGTACACTTCCACTGCTCAGGAGCACCGGCCGCACCACTGCAGTGA
- the camk2g2 gene encoding calcium/calmodulin-dependent protein kinase type II subunit gamma isoform X14: MATVATSTRFTDEYQLYEELGKGAFSVVRRCVKKATGQEYAAKIINTKKLSARDHQKLEREARICRLLKHPNIVRLHDSISEEGFHYLVFDLVTGGELFEDIVAREYYSESDASHCINQILESICHIHQHDIVHRDLKPENLLLASKMKGAAVKLADFGLAIEVQGEQQAWFGFAGTPGYLSPEVLRKDPYGRPVDIWACGVILYILLVGYPPFWDEDQHKLYQQIKAGAYDFPSPEWDTVTPEAKNLINQMLTINPAKRITADQALKHPWVCQRSTVASMMHRQETVECLRKFNARRKLKGAILTTMLVSRNFSACKSLLNKKSDGVKKRKSSSSVCLMGSTESCNNTEEEELKGRKARKQEIIKMTEQLIEAINNGDFDAYTRICDPGLTSFEPESLGNLVEGMDFHKFYFENLLSKNSKPVHTTILNPHVHLIGEDAACIAYIRLTQYMDAQGRPRSCQSEETRVWQRRDAKWLNVHFHCSGAPAAPLQ; encoded by the exons ATGGCTACAGTTGCGACCTCCACCCGCTTCACAGACGAATATCAGCTGTACGAGGAACTCGGAAA GGGAGCCTTCTCGGTTGTCCGCCGATGCGTCAAGAAGGCCACCGGCCAGGAGTATGCTGCAAAAATTATTAACACCAAGAAACTCTCAGCCAGAG ATCATCAGAAACTGGAGCGAGAGGCGAGAATCTGCCGTCTCCTGAAGCATCCAAACATCG TACGACTGCACGACAGCATCTCGGAGGAGGGTTTCCACTACCTGGTCTTTGACCT CGTCACCGGAGGAGAGCTGTTTGAGGACATCGTTGCTAGAGAGTACTACAGCGAGTCAGATGCAAG CCACTGCATCAATCAGATCTTGGAGAGCATCTGTCACATCCACCAGCATGACATCGTGCACAGGGACCTGAAG CCAGAGAACCTGCTGTTGGCCAGTAAGATGAAGGGAGCAGCCGTCAAACTGGCCGATTTCGGTTTAGCCATCGAGGTGCAGGGAGAGCAACAGGCATGGTTTG GTTTTGCTGGAACTCCAGGATATCTCTCACCAGAGGTACTGAGGAAGGACCCGTATGGAAGACCAGTGGACATCTGGGCATGTG GTGTGATTCTGTACATCTTGTTGGTGGGCTACCCTCCCTTCTGGGATGAAGACCAACACAAACTTTACCAACAAATTAAAGCAGGCGCATACGAT TTTCCCTCACCAGAGTGGGACACAGTGACCCCCGAGGCCAAGAATCTGATCAATCAGATGTTAACGATCAACCCTGCCAAAAGGATCACTGCCGACCAGGCCCTCAAGCATCCTTGGGTCTGC CAACGTTCCACGGTGGCCTCCATGATGCACCGCCAAGAGACTGTGGAGTGTCTGCGCAAGTTCAACGCCAGGAGGAAACTTAAG GGTGCTATCCTCACAACAATGTTGGTGTCCAGGAACTTTTCAG cGTGTAAATCGTTACTAAACAAAAAGTCTGATGGTGTGAAG AAAAGGAAATCCAGCTCGAGTGTTTGTTTGATG GGCTCCACAGAGAGCTGCAAcaacacagaagaggaggagctgaaaggTAGGAAAG CTCGTAAACAGGAGATAATAAAGATGACGGAGCAGCTGATTGAAGCCATCAACAATGGCGATTTTGATGCTTATAC gagAATCTGTGACCCGGGACTGACCTCGTTCGAGCCTGAGTCTCTGGGAAACCTGGTGGAGGGCATGGACTTTCACAAGTTCTACTTCGAGAACT TGTTGAGTAAAAACAGCAAGCCCGTGCACACCACCATCCTCAACCCTCACGTCCACCTGATCGGCGAGGACGCTGCCTGCATAGCGTACATCCGCCTGACGCAGTACATGGACGCCCAGGGCCGGCCGCGCTCCTGCCAGTCGGAGGAAACGCGTGTGTGGCAGCGTCGTGATGCCAAATGGCTCAATGTACACTTCCACTGCTCAGGAGCACCGGCCGCACCACTGCAGTGA
- the camk2g2 gene encoding calcium/calmodulin-dependent protein kinase type II subunit gamma isoform X11, translating into MATVATSTRFTDEYQLYEELGKGAFSVVRRCVKKATGQEYAAKIINTKKLSARDHQKLEREARICRLLKHPNIVRLHDSISEEGFHYLVFDLVTGGELFEDIVAREYYSESDASHCINQILESICHIHQHDIVHRDLKPENLLLASKMKGAAVKLADFGLAIEVQGEQQAWFGFAGTPGYLSPEVLRKDPYGRPVDIWACGVILYILLVGYPPFWDEDQHKLYQQIKAGAYDFPSPEWDTVTPEAKNLINQMLTINPAKRITADQALKHPWVCQRSTVASMMHRQETVECLRKFNARRKLKGAILTTMLVSRNFSACKSLLNKKSDGVKGDSSKNSVVSSSSTKDSSMSSAAPMGSTESCNNTEEEELKGRKARKQEIIKMTEQLIEAINNGDFDAYTRICDPGLTSFEPESLGNLVEGMDFHKFYFENLLSKNSKPVHTTILNPHVHLIGEDAACIAYIRLTQYMDAQGRPRSCQSEETRVWQRRDAKWLNVHFHCSGAPAAPLQ; encoded by the exons ATGGCTACAGTTGCGACCTCCACCCGCTTCACAGACGAATATCAGCTGTACGAGGAACTCGGAAA GGGAGCCTTCTCGGTTGTCCGCCGATGCGTCAAGAAGGCCACCGGCCAGGAGTATGCTGCAAAAATTATTAACACCAAGAAACTCTCAGCCAGAG ATCATCAGAAACTGGAGCGAGAGGCGAGAATCTGCCGTCTCCTGAAGCATCCAAACATCG TACGACTGCACGACAGCATCTCGGAGGAGGGTTTCCACTACCTGGTCTTTGACCT CGTCACCGGAGGAGAGCTGTTTGAGGACATCGTTGCTAGAGAGTACTACAGCGAGTCAGATGCAAG CCACTGCATCAATCAGATCTTGGAGAGCATCTGTCACATCCACCAGCATGACATCGTGCACAGGGACCTGAAG CCAGAGAACCTGCTGTTGGCCAGTAAGATGAAGGGAGCAGCCGTCAAACTGGCCGATTTCGGTTTAGCCATCGAGGTGCAGGGAGAGCAACAGGCATGGTTTG GTTTTGCTGGAACTCCAGGATATCTCTCACCAGAGGTACTGAGGAAGGACCCGTATGGAAGACCAGTGGACATCTGGGCATGTG GTGTGATTCTGTACATCTTGTTGGTGGGCTACCCTCCCTTCTGGGATGAAGACCAACACAAACTTTACCAACAAATTAAAGCAGGCGCATACGAT TTTCCCTCACCAGAGTGGGACACAGTGACCCCCGAGGCCAAGAATCTGATCAATCAGATGTTAACGATCAACCCTGCCAAAAGGATCACTGCCGACCAGGCCCTCAAGCATCCTTGGGTCTGC CAACGTTCCACGGTGGCCTCCATGATGCACCGCCAAGAGACTGTGGAGTGTCTGCGCAAGTTCAACGCCAGGAGGAAACTTAAG GGTGCTATCCTCACAACAATGTTGGTGTCCAGGAACTTTTCAG cGTGTAAATCGTTACTAAACAAAAAGTCTGATGGTGTGAAG GGAGACAGCAGTAAAAACAGTgtagtcagcagcagcagcaccaaagaCAGCAGCATGTCATCCGCAGCGCCGATG GGCTCCACAGAGAGCTGCAAcaacacagaagaggaggagctgaaaggTAGGAAAG CTCGTAAACAGGAGATAATAAAGATGACGGAGCAGCTGATTGAAGCCATCAACAATGGCGATTTTGATGCTTATAC gagAATCTGTGACCCGGGACTGACCTCGTTCGAGCCTGAGTCTCTGGGAAACCTGGTGGAGGGCATGGACTTTCACAAGTTCTACTTCGAGAACT TGTTGAGTAAAAACAGCAAGCCCGTGCACACCACCATCCTCAACCCTCACGTCCACCTGATCGGCGAGGACGCTGCCTGCATAGCGTACATCCGCCTGACGCAGTACATGGACGCCCAGGGCCGGCCGCGCTCCTGCCAGTCGGAGGAAACGCGTGTGTGGCAGCGTCGTGATGCCAAATGGCTCAATGTACACTTCCACTGCTCAGGAGCACCGGCCGCACCACTGCAGTGA
- the camk2g2 gene encoding calcium/calmodulin-dependent protein kinase type II subunit gamma isoform X9, whose product MATVATSTRFTDEYQLYEELGKGAFSVVRRCVKKATGQEYAAKIINTKKLSARDHQKLEREARICRLLKHPNIVRLHDSISEEGFHYLVFDLVTGGELFEDIVAREYYSESDASHCINQILESICHIHQHDIVHRDLKPENLLLASKMKGAAVKLADFGLAIEVQGEQQAWFGFAGTPGYLSPEVLRKDPYGRPVDIWACGVILYILLVGYPPFWDEDQHKLYQQIKAGAYDFPSPEWDTVTPEAKNLINQMLTINPAKRITADQALKHPWVCQRSTVASMMHRQETVECLRKFNARRKLKGAILTTMLVSRNFSVGRQHTSPAATTSTAAMAQEACKSLLNKKSDGVKKRKSSSSVCLMGSTESCNNTEEEELKGRKARKQEIIKMTEQLIEAINNGDFDAYTRICDPGLTSFEPESLGNLVEGMDFHKFYFENLLSKNSKPVHTTILNPHVHLIGEDAACIAYIRLTQYMDAQGRPRSCQSEETRVWQRRDAKWLNVHFHCSGAPAAPLQ is encoded by the exons ATGGCTACAGTTGCGACCTCCACCCGCTTCACAGACGAATATCAGCTGTACGAGGAACTCGGAAA GGGAGCCTTCTCGGTTGTCCGCCGATGCGTCAAGAAGGCCACCGGCCAGGAGTATGCTGCAAAAATTATTAACACCAAGAAACTCTCAGCCAGAG ATCATCAGAAACTGGAGCGAGAGGCGAGAATCTGCCGTCTCCTGAAGCATCCAAACATCG TACGACTGCACGACAGCATCTCGGAGGAGGGTTTCCACTACCTGGTCTTTGACCT CGTCACCGGAGGAGAGCTGTTTGAGGACATCGTTGCTAGAGAGTACTACAGCGAGTCAGATGCAAG CCACTGCATCAATCAGATCTTGGAGAGCATCTGTCACATCCACCAGCATGACATCGTGCACAGGGACCTGAAG CCAGAGAACCTGCTGTTGGCCAGTAAGATGAAGGGAGCAGCCGTCAAACTGGCCGATTTCGGTTTAGCCATCGAGGTGCAGGGAGAGCAACAGGCATGGTTTG GTTTTGCTGGAACTCCAGGATATCTCTCACCAGAGGTACTGAGGAAGGACCCGTATGGAAGACCAGTGGACATCTGGGCATGTG GTGTGATTCTGTACATCTTGTTGGTGGGCTACCCTCCCTTCTGGGATGAAGACCAACACAAACTTTACCAACAAATTAAAGCAGGCGCATACGAT TTTCCCTCACCAGAGTGGGACACAGTGACCCCCGAGGCCAAGAATCTGATCAATCAGATGTTAACGATCAACCCTGCCAAAAGGATCACTGCCGACCAGGCCCTCAAGCATCCTTGGGTCTGC CAACGTTCCACGGTGGCCTCCATGATGCACCGCCAAGAGACTGTGGAGTGTCTGCGCAAGTTCAACGCCAGGAGGAAACTTAAG GGTGCTATCCTCACAACAATGTTGGTGTCCAGGAACTTTTCAG TGGGACGGCAGCATACCAGCCCTGCCGCCACCACCAGCACGGCCGCGATGGCACAGGAAG cGTGTAAATCGTTACTAAACAAAAAGTCTGATGGTGTGAAG AAAAGGAAATCCAGCTCGAGTGTTTGTTTGATG GGCTCCACAGAGAGCTGCAAcaacacagaagaggaggagctgaaaggTAGGAAAG CTCGTAAACAGGAGATAATAAAGATGACGGAGCAGCTGATTGAAGCCATCAACAATGGCGATTTTGATGCTTATAC gagAATCTGTGACCCGGGACTGACCTCGTTCGAGCCTGAGTCTCTGGGAAACCTGGTGGAGGGCATGGACTTTCACAAGTTCTACTTCGAGAACT TGTTGAGTAAAAACAGCAAGCCCGTGCACACCACCATCCTCAACCCTCACGTCCACCTGATCGGCGAGGACGCTGCCTGCATAGCGTACATCCGCCTGACGCAGTACATGGACGCCCAGGGCCGGCCGCGCTCCTGCCAGTCGGAGGAAACGCGTGTGTGGCAGCGTCGTGATGCCAAATGGCTCAATGTACACTTCCACTGCTCAGGAGCACCGGCCGCACCACTGCAGTGA
- the camk2g2 gene encoding calcium/calmodulin-dependent protein kinase type II subunit gamma isoform X15, producing MATVATSTRFTDEYQLYEELGKGAFSVVRRCVKKATGQEYAAKIINTKKLSARDHQKLEREARICRLLKHPNIVRLHDSISEEGFHYLVFDLVTGGELFEDIVAREYYSESDASHCINQILESICHIHQHDIVHRDLKPENLLLASKMKGAAVKLADFGLAIEVQGEQQAWFGFAGTPGYLSPEVLRKDPYGRPVDIWACGVILYILLVGYPPFWDEDQHKLYQQIKAGAYDFPSPEWDTVTPEAKNLINQMLTINPAKRITADQALKHPWVCQRSTVASMMHRQETVECLRKFNARRKLKGAILTTMLVSRNFSACKSLLNKKSDGVKGSTESCNNTEEEELKGRKARKQEIIKMTEQLIEAINNGDFDAYTRICDPGLTSFEPESLGNLVEGMDFHKFYFENLLSKNSKPVHTTILNPHVHLIGEDAACIAYIRLTQYMDAQGRPRSCQSEETRVWQRRDAKWLNVHFHCSGAPAAPLQ from the exons ATGGCTACAGTTGCGACCTCCACCCGCTTCACAGACGAATATCAGCTGTACGAGGAACTCGGAAA GGGAGCCTTCTCGGTTGTCCGCCGATGCGTCAAGAAGGCCACCGGCCAGGAGTATGCTGCAAAAATTATTAACACCAAGAAACTCTCAGCCAGAG ATCATCAGAAACTGGAGCGAGAGGCGAGAATCTGCCGTCTCCTGAAGCATCCAAACATCG TACGACTGCACGACAGCATCTCGGAGGAGGGTTTCCACTACCTGGTCTTTGACCT CGTCACCGGAGGAGAGCTGTTTGAGGACATCGTTGCTAGAGAGTACTACAGCGAGTCAGATGCAAG CCACTGCATCAATCAGATCTTGGAGAGCATCTGTCACATCCACCAGCATGACATCGTGCACAGGGACCTGAAG CCAGAGAACCTGCTGTTGGCCAGTAAGATGAAGGGAGCAGCCGTCAAACTGGCCGATTTCGGTTTAGCCATCGAGGTGCAGGGAGAGCAACAGGCATGGTTTG GTTTTGCTGGAACTCCAGGATATCTCTCACCAGAGGTACTGAGGAAGGACCCGTATGGAAGACCAGTGGACATCTGGGCATGTG GTGTGATTCTGTACATCTTGTTGGTGGGCTACCCTCCCTTCTGGGATGAAGACCAACACAAACTTTACCAACAAATTAAAGCAGGCGCATACGAT TTTCCCTCACCAGAGTGGGACACAGTGACCCCCGAGGCCAAGAATCTGATCAATCAGATGTTAACGATCAACCCTGCCAAAAGGATCACTGCCGACCAGGCCCTCAAGCATCCTTGGGTCTGC CAACGTTCCACGGTGGCCTCCATGATGCACCGCCAAGAGACTGTGGAGTGTCTGCGCAAGTTCAACGCCAGGAGGAAACTTAAG GGTGCTATCCTCACAACAATGTTGGTGTCCAGGAACTTTTCAG cGTGTAAATCGTTACTAAACAAAAAGTCTGATGGTGTGAAG GGCTCCACAGAGAGCTGCAAcaacacagaagaggaggagctgaaaggTAGGAAAG CTCGTAAACAGGAGATAATAAAGATGACGGAGCAGCTGATTGAAGCCATCAACAATGGCGATTTTGATGCTTATAC gagAATCTGTGACCCGGGACTGACCTCGTTCGAGCCTGAGTCTCTGGGAAACCTGGTGGAGGGCATGGACTTTCACAAGTTCTACTTCGAGAACT TGTTGAGTAAAAACAGCAAGCCCGTGCACACCACCATCCTCAACCCTCACGTCCACCTGATCGGCGAGGACGCTGCCTGCATAGCGTACATCCGCCTGACGCAGTACATGGACGCCCAGGGCCGGCCGCGCTCCTGCCAGTCGGAGGAAACGCGTGTGTGGCAGCGTCGTGATGCCAAATGGCTCAATGTACACTTCCACTGCTCAGGAGCACCGGCCGCACCACTGCAGTGA
- the camk2g2 gene encoding calcium/calmodulin-dependent protein kinase type II subunit gamma isoform X12 — MATVATSTRFTDEYQLYEELGKGAFSVVRRCVKKATGQEYAAKIINTKKLSARDHQKLEREARICRLLKHPNIVRLHDSISEEGFHYLVFDLVTGGELFEDIVAREYYSESDASHCINQILESICHIHQHDIVHRDLKPENLLLASKMKGAAVKLADFGLAIEVQGEQQAWFGFAGTPGYLSPEVLRKDPYGRPVDIWACGVILYILLVGYPPFWDEDQHKLYQQIKAGAYDFPSPEWDTVTPEAKNLINQMLTINPAKRITADQALKHPWVCQRSTVASMMHRQETVECLRKFNARRKLKGAILTTMLVSRNFSVGRQHTSPAATTSTAAMAQEACKSLLNKKSDGVKGSTESCNNTEEEELKGRKARKQEIIKMTEQLIEAINNGDFDAYTRICDPGLTSFEPESLGNLVEGMDFHKFYFENLLSKNSKPVHTTILNPHVHLIGEDAACIAYIRLTQYMDAQGRPRSCQSEETRVWQRRDAKWLNVHFHCSGAPAAPLQ; from the exons ATGGCTACAGTTGCGACCTCCACCCGCTTCACAGACGAATATCAGCTGTACGAGGAACTCGGAAA GGGAGCCTTCTCGGTTGTCCGCCGATGCGTCAAGAAGGCCACCGGCCAGGAGTATGCTGCAAAAATTATTAACACCAAGAAACTCTCAGCCAGAG ATCATCAGAAACTGGAGCGAGAGGCGAGAATCTGCCGTCTCCTGAAGCATCCAAACATCG TACGACTGCACGACAGCATCTCGGAGGAGGGTTTCCACTACCTGGTCTTTGACCT CGTCACCGGAGGAGAGCTGTTTGAGGACATCGTTGCTAGAGAGTACTACAGCGAGTCAGATGCAAG CCACTGCATCAATCAGATCTTGGAGAGCATCTGTCACATCCACCAGCATGACATCGTGCACAGGGACCTGAAG CCAGAGAACCTGCTGTTGGCCAGTAAGATGAAGGGAGCAGCCGTCAAACTGGCCGATTTCGGTTTAGCCATCGAGGTGCAGGGAGAGCAACAGGCATGGTTTG GTTTTGCTGGAACTCCAGGATATCTCTCACCAGAGGTACTGAGGAAGGACCCGTATGGAAGACCAGTGGACATCTGGGCATGTG GTGTGATTCTGTACATCTTGTTGGTGGGCTACCCTCCCTTCTGGGATGAAGACCAACACAAACTTTACCAACAAATTAAAGCAGGCGCATACGAT TTTCCCTCACCAGAGTGGGACACAGTGACCCCCGAGGCCAAGAATCTGATCAATCAGATGTTAACGATCAACCCTGCCAAAAGGATCACTGCCGACCAGGCCCTCAAGCATCCTTGGGTCTGC CAACGTTCCACGGTGGCCTCCATGATGCACCGCCAAGAGACTGTGGAGTGTCTGCGCAAGTTCAACGCCAGGAGGAAACTTAAG GGTGCTATCCTCACAACAATGTTGGTGTCCAGGAACTTTTCAG TGGGACGGCAGCATACCAGCCCTGCCGCCACCACCAGCACGGCCGCGATGGCACAGGAAG cGTGTAAATCGTTACTAAACAAAAAGTCTGATGGTGTGAAG GGCTCCACAGAGAGCTGCAAcaacacagaagaggaggagctgaaaggTAGGAAAG CTCGTAAACAGGAGATAATAAAGATGACGGAGCAGCTGATTGAAGCCATCAACAATGGCGATTTTGATGCTTATAC gagAATCTGTGACCCGGGACTGACCTCGTTCGAGCCTGAGTCTCTGGGAAACCTGGTGGAGGGCATGGACTTTCACAAGTTCTACTTCGAGAACT TGTTGAGTAAAAACAGCAAGCCCGTGCACACCACCATCCTCAACCCTCACGTCCACCTGATCGGCGAGGACGCTGCCTGCATAGCGTACATCCGCCTGACGCAGTACATGGACGCCCAGGGCCGGCCGCGCTCCTGCCAGTCGGAGGAAACGCGTGTGTGGCAGCGTCGTGATGCCAAATGGCTCAATGTACACTTCCACTGCTCAGGAGCACCGGCCGCACCACTGCAGTGA